The Pyrenophora tritici-repentis strain M4 chromosome 2, whole genome shotgun sequence genome window below encodes:
- a CDS encoding Dimer-Tnp-hAT multi-domain protein produces the protein MPSIPAKRKPEAAEEADTPFKRAQRTRKPTLKALLGDGSQPTQPIELPESTPDPPTEPPTQVIEPPTRAIEPPCKPVQQPEERPRRASPLPILAASQASRLTDEPAWESQLMFDKPEDSIVQPLAFSSAATEASVEEDSAVSVDFRDFEGVDWSRLKGFVAPLSTPRGKASWIFQHGWRVWKEGTHHPDELYFVCKYCHIHKLPNGVHRVTKSTTAANGHLQLDKPGHRLSKDGPILSKPLRKHGQQSLRQAALSGVKFSLEAYKTIGNFDVQEFRQAAALWLVDNNRPLREFETPAFRKMIRLANPEAEAALWRSHNSVSAFVMRLYSWLRPQVVRALAEAESKVHISFDGWTTKGGKRGFFSVVAHYANSKGAIVDLPIALPQLVGAHTGEAIADAVTKILQSFSINRSKLGYFVLDNAYNNDTAVNKLAAMYHFSASDRRLRCACHILNLVGQTIMFGRDADAYNNALENTKMEDFYMKEWRKEGPLGVYLDIINYINTPKQWSIFEDCQREAVNSMPTGASGGTREPIKPCVTRWNSYYDCFKRGVQLQQAINAYATYHIRETEQADEQAAIRGNKLPDVPRWMRSDGLTAADWAVITEYMAILQPLKFATDRLQGRGKCGRFGALYEVIPVFESVITELDARLRPYESVNHEPSEAPEDHIPINLRAARRKASNYFTKILQSPIYYAATALHPRYKTYSKRFWRDKPTQLSTAHAKFLRVWAAYKPAAAATTPTPAPKPTMSSFDDAIDAILDEDGEHTLEVEDEYDSWLKEPMWTSDQHKEGPTAVQYWLSLKPKYPHLSRLAIDVLTIPASSSDCERVFAGTGDIIEPQRRKIGAQLLAALVCLQRWTRAGFTTPSTTTAAKHTDEELTEEFAIGTWEEPPAELS, from the coding sequence atgccctctataccagcaaaacgcaagcccgaggctgccgaagaagctgatactcccttcaagcgagcacaacgtacgcgcaaacctacgctcaaagcgctgttgggtgacggcagccagccaacccagccgatagagctgccagaaagtacgccggatccgcctacagagccgcctacacaagttatcgagccgcccacacgggctattgaaccgccatgtaagcctgtacaacaacccgaggagcgccctcggcgggcatcaccactgcctattttggctgcctcacaagcctctcggctcactgatgagccagcctgggagtcgcagttaatgtttgataagccagaggactctattgtacagcctttagctttctctagcgctgccactgaggcttcggtggaggaggatagcgctgtgagcgtcgattttcgcgactttgagggcgtcgattggtcgcgattaaaggggtttgtcgcgccgctgagcactccacgaggcaaggcaagctggatttttcaacacggctggcgtgtctggaaggagggtactcaccacccagatgagttgtactttgtgtgcaagtactgtcatattcataagctacctaatggtgtacaccgagtaacgaagtcaaccactgccgccaacgggcacctccagcttgataaacctggtcatcggctcagcaaagatggtccaatcctaagcaaacctctccgcaaacatggacaacaatcacttcgtcaggcagctctaagcggtgtcaaatttagtctagaggcgtacaagactataggaaacttcgacgtacaagaatttcggcaggcagctgcgctctggctggtcgacaacaacagaccactccgcgagtttgagacgccggcttttcgcaagatgatcaggcttgctaatcctgaggcagaggcggcgttatggaggtctcataacagcgtgtcagcgttcgtgatgaggttgtacagttggctacggcctcaggtggtgcgcgcgttggctgaagccgagagcaaggtacatataagcttcgatgggtggacgacaaaaggcggcaaacgtggcttcttttctgtagttgctcactacgccaacagtaagggcgcgatagttgacctacccatcgcgctgccgcagctggtgggtgcccacactggtgaggcgatagctgacgctgtaaccaaaatcctgcaatccttcagcattaatcgcagcaaactcggctactttgtgctcgataacgcttacaataacgacaccgctgttaacaaactcgccgcgatgtaccacttttctgcctccgatcgccgcctccgctgcgcttgccacatacttaaccttgttggccaaacgattatgttcgggagggatgctgacgcgtataacaacgccctggagaacacaaagatggaggatttttacatgaaggagtggcggaaagaaggaccgcttggcgtgtatcttgatattatcaactacatcaacacgccgaagcagtggagtatttttgaagattgccaacgcgaggcagttaacagcatgcccacaggcgccagcggcggcactcgcgagccaattaagccgtgtgttacacgttggaacagctattacgactgctttaagcgcggagttcagctccaacaagctatcaacgcatacgccacgtaccacattcgcgagactgaacaggctgacgaacaggcagctattagaggaaacaagctgcctgatgtgccgcggtggatgaggtcagacggccttacggcggctgactgggcggtgattactgagtacatggcgatactgcagccgctcaagtttgctacagatcgcctccaaggccgcggcaagtgtggccgttttggcgcactctacgaggtcatcccagtatttgagagtgtgataactgagctggatgcacgccttcggccatacgaatcggtcaaccacgagccatctgaggcgcccgaagatcacatcccgatcaacctgcgagccgcgaggcgaaaagcgagcaattactttactaagatcctccaaagtcccatttactacgcagctacggcactacatccacgatataaaacatactctaagcgcttctggcgcgacaaacctacacaattgagcaccgcgcacgcgaagtttctgcgggtttgggctgcctacaagcctgccgctgctgccacaacaccaacccctgcgccaaaacctaccatgagcagctttgacgacgctatcgacgctatactagatgaggacggcgagcatacattggaggtggaggatgagtacgatagctggttaaaagagcctatgtggacgtctgatcaacacaaggagggtccaacagctgtacagtactggttatcgttgaagccgaagtatccacatctttcacgattggcgatcgacgtgttgactatacccgcctccagctctgattgtgagcgcgtttttgcgggaactggcgatataattgagccacaaaggcggaaaattggcgcgcagttactggctgctttggtgtgcttgcaacggtggactcgtgcaggttttacaacaccaagcacgacaacagcagcaaagcatactgatgaggagctcacggaagagtttgcgataggaacgtgggaagagccgcctgcagaattgtcatag
- a CDS encoding UBN2 multi-domain protein, translating to MAAEKEEWKIPQLTAENHDTWFRRNKVKLKGKKVFYVCEKNLVQHCQIATASRLTEAMEELEIAETDKHTKIRVNIEKRDKYLEDEATAIDLLFRSLSEDDQALIDEYDTAFQFWAYLQKKYTQTDATTANIYMTRIQTFTFNPGNTIVGSWEKLKDYRRKLVAADADTNGAYKDSALLLVLIRSLPKEFKTTIDTLNAQLNLTVEQKLKFLEEKEVRDQQDANEKALPAFRKTEKYVPPYRRRNHKNSPLSSDSESGAKFTVQCFLCDGAHGVRDCPRRERARKLLKEYDAKKSSKLLVKTPKQRNSHKRTGKAYGAEEVNSESDELSETSDSEPEEIETCRLSKDIVGKASPSTWAADTGASSHMSDQPSLFRRMIKIKRRVVRVGGGELYADWKGEAQVVCKDGSSTWLSEVLLVPNLGVNLLSGRRICAASLKGRFNSHALYFKLGKKVIIEATMDDGLYVVSHIADGYQETAFLGTELHAPVKSELKVNEKERYLLYHRRFAHLGPAKIAKLHEVTTLQKKIQVPEKIEICEVCSLTKMKNSIPKQLREHKATKLALVQFDIAGPFPTSLRGNRWFLLIIDSYTRKNWVIPLKKKGDAQRELQIWKTFVEHQTGEKVKAAGTDNAPELLQQAEEWRVTQGVEIQPTTIASSHQNGPAERNIQTAEADMRAMLKDAGLPIEFWDEAVEADAYLRNRTNTGPTINGKQVSPEEAFTGTKPSIDHIRVWGSKCYSYINPKTIPADQRHDKLVDRGRVGVFMGYSETTNKQFKFYSPELGYTSRTSRLSVDEYTPGGKVELRLRNIPAGPQGTQNTMPDRKPRGRPRKDLESSPAEPMEPPPAKSMELSPAEPIEPSPVELMEPSPVELMEPSPVELMEPSPVEPMEPSPAEIVEPVPENPIELSSAELTPEPVKRHRGRPGKLTTIPPTAPSDERVPNLVDEEGPEEPYTQSVREEEAPRYFTRQAKRKRSNEEVVEDERFSKIVKAMLAQAGLIEEQTRLSEKAFAATEIAGIQIPQTHEQAINDPKYGKQWKAAILEEIIALMENRTWEEVPKPKDANMVDSKWVFTVKTNLDGTVERFKARLVARGFTQVHGTDYNETFAPTVRMDTLRLFMATVAAENLECFHFDIKNAFTESHLKEEIFLKQPQGVEVKKGYVLKVLRSLYGLKQAARDWNLLIKKELLAWGFVQSLADPCMFIHEEKQLRILVYVDDIAVAAKDRAQIDWFYKKLSGRFNTKNLGEIHKILGVRVTRDRKRRTIYLDQEQYIHAVLDKFGMSSKQHRDKKIPSADYTSFRPATNNDTRIDITEYQQVIGSLMFAMVLTRPDIAFTLGKLSQYMSDPAEHHGHALKNLLRYLRSTVTMKLRYGPGGVHSQFVIYSDADWASDMVDRKSVSGSTAMFYGGPISWSSKKQRSVATSSCESEYIALSTCCKQGQWIAQMFRDLGFPKYIGKDTNKVQMLGDNQGAIALTKNPHLHERSKHIDVCYHFIRDLAEQGKLDVAYVPTVDMVADGMTKPLQRVAFEKFKNQLGVVLRPDLP from the coding sequence atggctgcagagaaggaagaatggaagatcCCCCAGCTCACAGCCgaaaaccacgatacttggtttcgccgaaacaaggtcaagcttaaggggaagaaagtcttctatgtctgcgagaaaaaTCTGGTACAGCACTGTCAAATAGCAACAGCTAGTAGACTaacggaggctatggaagagttggaaattgctgaaACAGACAAGCATACCaagatccgcgtcaacattgaaaaaagagacaagtacctagaagatgaagccactgcaatcgatctcttgtttcggtcgcttaGCGAGGATGACCAAGCCCTCATTGACGAATACGATACTGCCTTCCAAttctgggcctacctacaaaagaagtacacccaaactgacgccACAACTGCCAACATATACATGACTagaattcaaacgttcacattTAATCCCGGGAACACGattgttggatcatgggaGAAGCTAAAGGACTACCGACGTAAACTTGTAGCAGCAGACGCCgacaccaacggagcttacaaggactctgcactactactcgttcttatCAGATCACTTCCGAAAGAATTCaagactacgattgacaccttaaacgcccaacttaacctcacggttgaacagaaacttaagtttctggaagagaaggaggttcgagaccagcaagacgccaACGAAAAAGCTCTTCCAGCATTCCGaaagacggagaagtatgttccgCCTTACAGGCGTCGAAATCATAAGAACTCGccactatcgtctgactccgaatctggtGCCAAATTCACggtccaatgcttcctttgtgatggagcccatggcgtacgagactgcccaagacgtgagagagctcgaaagctccttaaggaatacgacgctaagaaatcatctaagcTGCTCGTTAAGACACCTAAGCAAAGGAATTCCCACAAAAGgactggcaaagcatatggagccgaagaagtcaattcagagtcagatgaattatctgagacctcagactccgaacccgaggaaattgagacatgccgtctctcaaaagacatcgtcggtaaggcctctccatctacctgggctgccgacactggcgcaTCCTCTcacatgtctgaccaaccctcattATTTAGACGAATGATTAAGATCAAACGAAGAGTCgttcgggttggagggggagaattatatgcggactggaaaggagaagctcaagtggtgtgtaaggatggatcgtcgacatggctgtcagaagtactgcttgtacctaaccttggagtcaatttgttatcaggaagaagaatttgcgcagcaagcctgaagggtcgtttcaattcacacgCACTATActtcaaactaggaaagAAGGTTATTATTgaagcaactatggacgacggcctctacgtagtgtcacacattgccgatggataccaAGAAACAGCATTTCTAGGCACGGAACTCCATGcaccagttaagagcgagcttaaggttaatgaaaaggagagatacttgctgtatcacagacgcttcgcacacctaggacctGCAAAGATTGCTaaactccacgaagttacaactctccagaagaagattcaagttccagagaagatagaaatctgcgaagtgtgttcTCTGACGAAaatgaagaacagcatccctaagcagctGAGAGAGCATaaggccacgaagctagccttagtacagtttgacattgcaggaccctttccaacatctctgcgaggaaacaggtggttcctccTTATTATTGACAGTTACACGCGAaaaaactgggttatcccgctgaagaaaaagggagacgcacaaAGGGAACTCCAaatctggaagacctttgtagaacatcaaactggcgaAAAGGTTAAAGCTGCTGGAACTGACAACgcaccagaacttctacagcaagccgaggaatggagagttacacagggcgtggaaattcagcctacaacaattgcttcctcacaccagaatggaccagctgagcgaaacatccaaaccgctgaagctgatatgagagcaatgctgaaagacgctggtttaccaattgagttttgggatgaagctgtcgaagcagacgcatacctGCGAAACCGCACAAACACAGGACCCACgatcaatggaaagcaagtcagtcctgaagaggcattcacaggaacgaaaccatccattgaccacatccgtgtatgggggagcaaatgctattcTTACATCAACCCCaaaacgattccagcagaccaacgacatgacaagctcgtggaccgtggcagaGTTGGAGTATTcatgggatattctgagacaacaaacaagcagttcaagttctattcgccagagcttggatacacctcaaggacaagccgattatcagtggacgaatacacccctggaggaaaagttgaactacgactgcgaaacataccagctggaccacaagggacgcagaatacgatgccagaccgaaaaccaagaggaagacctaggaaggatctggaatcatctcctgcagaaccaatggaaccacCTCCTGCCAAATCAATGGAACtatctcctgcagaaccaatagaaccatctcctgtcgaactaatggaaccatctcctgtcgaactaatggaaccatctcctgtcgaactaatggaaccatctcctgtcgaaccaatggaaccatctcctgcagaaaTAGTGGAGCCAGTTCCCGAGAACCCAATAGAACTGTCGtcggcagagctaactcCCGAACCAGTTaagcgtcacagaggaagaccagGGAAGCTAACGACTATTCCCcctactgcaccatctgatgagcgggttcctaatcttgtgGACGAAGAGGGACCCGAAGAACCGTAtacccagtctgtacgagaagaggaggctccacgatacttcaccagacaagccaaacgaaagaggtctaacgaagaggttgttgaggacgagagatttagcaagatcgttaaagctatgctagcccaagCTGGCCTTAtagaagagcaaacacgactatctgagaaggcttttgcagcaaccgagatcgcaggaatccagatcccccagacacacgagcaagctatcaacgacccaaagtatggaaagcaatggaaagcagcaatacttgaagagataatcgcgttaatggagaatcgaacctgggaggaagttccaaagccaaaagacgcgaacatggttgattcaaagtgggtttttacagtcaaaacaaatctcgacgggactgttgagaggtttaaggcacgccttgtggcaagaggttttacgcaagtacacggaacagactacaacgagactttCGCCCCGACAGTTcgcatggacaccttacgtctgtttatggccactgtcgcagcggaaaacctAGAATGTTTTCACTTTGACATCAAGAATGCTTTCACAGAGTCGCAtttgaaggaagagatctttcttaagcaaccccaGGGAGTAGAAGTTAAGaaaggatacgtccttaAAGTTCTCCGCAGCCTATATGGACTCAAACAAGCTGCTCGTGACTGGAACTTGTTaataaagaaagaacttctggcatggggattcgtgCAAAGCCTTGCCGacccgtgcatgtttatccacgaagaaaaacaactccgtatcctcgtctacgttgacgacattgctgttgccgcaaaagatcgagctcaaattgattggttctacaagaagctttctggaagattcaacaccaagaacctaggggagattcataagatccttggagtacgagttacgcgagacagaaagcgccgcacaatctacctcgatcaagaacagtacatacacgcagtacttgacaagtttggaatgtctagcaaacaacacagagacaagaagattccatcCGCAGATTACACGTcatttaggccagccactaacaacgacacccgaatcgacatcactgaataccagcaagtgatagggagccttatgtttgctatggttcttacacgcccagacattgcattcaccctcggaaagctaagccaatacatgagcgatccagcagaacatcatggccatgcgttgaagaacctgctacgatatctaaggTCGACAGTAACAAtgaagctacgctacggaccagggggagtacactcgcaatttgtcatctactctgatgctgactgggcaagcgacatggtagaccgaaagagcgtttcagggagcactgcaatgttctacggaggtccaatatcatggtctagcaagaagcaacggtctgttgcaacgtcaagctgcgaatctgaatacatcgcactatcaacatgctgtaagcaaggccagtggattgctcaaatgttcagagatcttgggttcccaaagtacattggaaaagacaccaacaaggtccagatgctaggagataaccagggtgccattgcacttacaaagaaccctcaccttcacgaaagatcaaagcacatcgacgtctgttatcattttatcagagacctagcagaacaaggtAAACTCGACGTGGCCTACGTGCCAACTGTAGAtatggtggctgatggaatgacaaagccgttgcagcgagtcgcattcgagaaattcaagaaccaattaggagttgtccttagaccggacctgccctga